The Streptomyces sp. NBC_01275 genome has a segment encoding these proteins:
- a CDS encoding 4-hydroxy-3-methylbut-2-enyl diphosphate reductase codes for MGRMTASSGRRVLLAAPRGYCAGVDRAVIAVEKALEQYGAPVYVRHEIVHNKYVVQTLERKGAVFVERTEEVPPGNIVMFSAHGVAPVVHEEAARGSLATIDATCPLVTKVHKEAVRFAQEDYDILLIGHEGHEEVIGTSGEAPDHITIVDGPEDVAKVEVRDPSRVVWLSQTTLSVDETMETVDALKGKFPQLISPPSDDICYATQNRQLAVKQMGAEAELVIVVGSRNSSNSVRLVEVAKLAGSRSAHLVDFASEIDEAWLEGVTTVGVTSGASVPEVLVEEVLAWLSERGYADVELVKAADEHITFSLPKELRRDLRDEAAALLAERGVSGAVSGAASGPAGTSTE; via the coding sequence ATGGGACGCATGACTGCTTCGTCTGGCCGCCGTGTCCTGCTCGCCGCCCCCCGGGGCTACTGCGCGGGCGTCGACCGTGCCGTGATCGCCGTCGAGAAAGCCCTCGAGCAGTACGGGGCGCCGGTCTACGTCCGGCACGAGATCGTCCACAACAAGTACGTCGTGCAGACCCTGGAGCGGAAGGGCGCCGTCTTCGTCGAGCGGACGGAGGAGGTCCCGCCGGGCAACATCGTGATGTTCTCCGCGCACGGCGTCGCCCCCGTCGTCCACGAGGAGGCCGCCCGCGGCAGCCTCGCCACCATCGACGCGACCTGCCCCCTGGTCACCAAGGTCCACAAGGAAGCCGTCCGCTTCGCCCAGGAGGACTACGACATCCTCCTGATCGGGCACGAGGGCCACGAGGAGGTCATCGGCACCTCCGGCGAGGCCCCCGACCACATCACGATCGTCGACGGCCCCGAGGACGTGGCGAAGGTCGAGGTCCGCGACCCGTCCAGGGTCGTCTGGCTCTCCCAGACCACGCTGTCGGTCGACGAGACCATGGAGACCGTCGACGCGCTCAAGGGCAAGTTCCCGCAGCTCATCTCCCCGCCCAGCGACGACATCTGCTACGCCACGCAGAACCGTCAGCTCGCGGTGAAGCAGATGGGCGCCGAGGCCGAGCTGGTGATCGTGGTCGGCTCCCGCAACTCCTCCAACTCCGTGCGGCTGGTCGAGGTCGCCAAGCTCGCCGGCTCGCGCTCGGCCCACCTCGTGGACTTCGCGAGCGAGATCGACGAGGCCTGGCTGGAGGGCGTGACCACGGTCGGCGTCACCTCCGGTGCGTCCGTTCCCGAGGTCCTCGTCGAAGAGGTCCTGGCCTGGCTCTCCGAGCGCGGCTACGCGGACGTCGAGCTGGTCAAGGCCGCCGACGAGCACATCACCTTCTCGCTGCCCAAGGAACTCCGCCGTGACCTGCGCGACGAGGCGGCCGCGCTGCTGGCCGAGCGCGGCGTGAGCGGTGCGGTGTCGGGTGCGGCCTCTGGTCCGGCGGGCACCTCGACTGAGTGA
- a CDS encoding DUF6542 domain-containing protein, with translation MPNPRLTGLGGGLFSGAVMFALGCLDQLLFEGSLTVYGVLFLPLSVLTALWIRRGDQLSAPVVMPIAFTVGLLPLAESGNGFAARLMGLVTALATQAGWLYGGTATAGVTVLVRGFRFAAARRRAAANRRPAARA, from the coding sequence ATGCCGAACCCCCGGCTCACCGGGCTCGGCGGCGGGCTGTTCAGCGGGGCGGTGATGTTCGCGCTGGGCTGTCTGGACCAGCTGCTGTTCGAGGGCTCGCTGACCGTGTACGGCGTGCTGTTCCTGCCGCTGAGCGTGCTGACCGCCCTGTGGATCCGCCGGGGCGACCAGCTGTCGGCGCCCGTGGTCATGCCGATCGCCTTCACCGTCGGCCTGCTGCCCCTGGCCGAGAGCGGGAACGGCTTCGCCGCCCGCCTGATGGGCCTGGTCACGGCCCTGGCCACCCAGGCCGGCTGGCTGTACGGCGGGACGGCGACGGCCGGTGTGACGGTCCTCGTCCGCGGGTTCCGGTTCGCGGCCGCCCGTCGACGAGCCGCCGCGAACCGACGCCCCGCCGCCCGCGCGTAA
- the ppgK gene encoding polyphosphate--glucose phosphotransferase, with protein MQIFGVDIGGSGIKGAPVDLDKGDLAQERLKVLTPQPATPDGVADGVKEVVDHFGWTGPVGLTFPGVVTGGSTIRTAANVDKSWIDLDARALFSERLGGLPVTVVNDADAAGVAEMSFGAGRDRSGTVVLLTFGTGIGSALFVDGTLVPNTELGHLELHGHDAEKRASSKAKEDGELTWEHWAQRVQKYLAHVEMLFSPELFIIGGGVSRKSEKFLHFIEDVKAEIVPAQLQNNAGIVGAAMHAVKGH; from the coding sequence ATGCAGATCTTCGGCGTGGACATCGGTGGATCCGGGATCAAGGGCGCTCCCGTGGACCTGGACAAGGGCGACCTGGCCCAGGAGCGCCTCAAGGTGCTCACCCCGCAACCGGCGACGCCCGACGGCGTGGCCGACGGGGTGAAGGAGGTCGTCGACCACTTCGGCTGGACCGGCCCGGTCGGCCTCACCTTCCCCGGCGTGGTCACCGGCGGGTCCACGATCCGTACGGCGGCCAATGTCGACAAGAGCTGGATCGACCTGGACGCGCGCGCGTTGTTCAGCGAGCGGCTGGGCGGGCTGCCCGTGACGGTGGTCAACGACGCGGACGCGGCAGGCGTCGCCGAGATGTCCTTCGGCGCGGGACGCGACCGCAGCGGCACGGTCGTGCTGCTGACGTTCGGCACCGGCATCGGCAGCGCCCTCTTCGTCGACGGCACGCTCGTGCCCAACACCGAGCTCGGCCACCTGGAGCTGCACGGCCACGACGCGGAGAAGCGCGCCAGCAGCAAGGCCAAGGAGGACGGCGAGCTGACCTGGGAGCACTGGGCGCAGCGCGTCCAGAAGTACCTCGCCCACGTCGAGATGCTCTTCTCGCCCGAGCTGTTCATCATCGGCGGCGGAGTCAGCCGCAAGTCCGAGAAGTTCCTGCACTTCATCGAGGACGTCAAGGCCGAGATCGTCCCGGCGCAGCTGCAGAACAACGCGGGGATCGTGGGCGCGGCGATGCACGCGGTGAAGGGGCACTAG
- the xseA gene encoding exodeoxyribonuclease VII large subunit, translating into MAVNTSAETPLPVGEISRLIGSWIDRLGAVWVEGQITQLSRRPGAGVVFLTLRDPSYDVSVSVTCFRQVFDDVADVVGEGARVVVHAKPEWYAPRGQLSLRAVEIRPVGVGELLARLEQLKKSLAAEGLFAPERKKPLPFLPQLIGLVCGRASAAERDVLENARHRWPAVRFEVRNVAVQGVHAVPQVVQAVKELDALAEVDVIVVARGGGSVEDLLPFSDEQLIRAVAACRTPVVSAIGHEPDNPLLDHVADLRASTPTDAAKKVVPDVGEELERVRMLRGRARRCVAGFLEREERGLAHALARPAIQDPHRMIDERAAHVSALVDRSRRTLGHLLDRADSELTHTHARVVALSPAATLKRGYAVLQKVDGHVVRDPGEVTADEPLRARVAEGEFSVRVDDQG; encoded by the coding sequence ATGGCTGTGAACACGTCCGCTGAGACTCCGCTGCCCGTCGGCGAGATCTCGCGGCTCATCGGGAGCTGGATCGACCGGCTCGGCGCGGTGTGGGTGGAGGGGCAGATCACCCAGCTGTCGCGGCGCCCGGGCGCGGGCGTCGTGTTCCTGACGCTGCGCGATCCGTCGTACGACGTCTCCGTGAGCGTGACCTGCTTTCGGCAGGTGTTCGACGACGTGGCGGACGTCGTCGGCGAGGGCGCGCGGGTCGTCGTCCACGCGAAGCCGGAGTGGTATGCGCCGCGGGGGCAGCTGTCGCTGCGGGCGGTCGAGATAAGGCCGGTGGGCGTCGGGGAGCTGCTGGCCCGGCTGGAGCAGCTGAAGAAGTCCCTGGCGGCCGAGGGGCTGTTCGCGCCGGAGCGCAAGAAGCCGCTGCCGTTCCTGCCGCAGCTCATCGGGCTGGTGTGCGGCCGGGCGTCCGCCGCCGAGCGGGACGTCCTGGAGAACGCCCGGCACCGCTGGCCCGCCGTCCGCTTCGAGGTGCGCAACGTCGCGGTGCAGGGGGTGCACGCGGTGCCGCAGGTGGTCCAGGCCGTGAAGGAGCTGGACGCGCTGGCGGAGGTGGACGTGATCGTCGTCGCGCGCGGCGGCGGCAGCGTGGAGGACCTGCTGCCGTTCTCCGACGAGCAGCTGATCCGCGCGGTGGCGGCCTGCCGTACGCCGGTGGTCTCGGCGATCGGGCACGAGCCGGACAACCCGCTGCTGGACCATGTGGCCGACCTGCGCGCCTCGACGCCGACCGACGCGGCGAAGAAGGTCGTGCCGGACGTCGGCGAGGAGCTGGAGCGGGTGCGGATGCTGCGCGGGCGGGCGCGCCGGTGCGTGGCGGGGTTCCTGGAGCGGGAGGAGCGCGGGCTCGCCCATGCGCTGGCGCGGCCCGCCATACAGGATCCGCACCGGATGATCGACGAGCGGGCCGCTCATGTCTCGGCGCTCGTCGACCGTTCCCGGCGCACGCTCGGGCACCTCCTGGACCGCGCGGACTCCGAGCTGACGCACACGCACGCGCGCGTGGTGGCCCTTTCGCCGGCCGCGACGCTGAAGCGGGGGTACGCGGTGCTGCAGAAGGTTGACGGGCATGTGGTCCGGGATCCGGGCGAGGTGACGGCGGACGAGCCGCTGCGCGCGCGGGTCGCCGAGGGTGAGTTCAGTGTTCGTGTCGACGACCAGGGATGA
- the glpX gene encoding class II fructose-bisphosphatase, translating to MTEHHHLPSELDVPSEAPDRNLALELVRVTEAAAMAAGRWVGRGDKNGADGAAVRAMRTLVSTVSMNGVVVIGEGEKDEAPMLFNGERVGDGTGPEVDIAVDPIDGTTLTAKGMPNAIAVLAATERGAMFDPSAVFYMDKLVTGPEAADFVDIDAPVAVNIRRVAKAKRATPEDVTVVILDRPRHEGIIEEIRATGARIKLISDGDVAGSILALREGTGIDLLLGIGGTPEGIISACAVKCLGGTIQGKLWPKDDEERQRAIDAGHDLDRVLTTEDLVTGENVFFVATGITDGELLRGVRYRSETATTDSIVMRSKSGTVRRIDSEHRLSKLRAYSAVDFDRAK from the coding sequence ATGACCGAGCATCATCACTTGCCGTCCGAACTCGATGTCCCCTCCGAGGCCCCCGACCGCAACCTCGCCCTGGAACTCGTCCGGGTGACCGAAGCCGCCGCGATGGCCGCGGGCCGCTGGGTGGGCCGCGGCGACAAGAACGGCGCCGACGGCGCCGCTGTCCGCGCGATGCGGACCCTCGTCTCCACCGTGTCGATGAACGGCGTGGTCGTCATCGGCGAGGGCGAGAAGGACGAGGCGCCGATGCTCTTCAACGGCGAGCGCGTCGGCGACGGCACCGGGCCCGAGGTCGACATCGCCGTCGACCCGATCGACGGCACCACGCTGACGGCCAAGGGCATGCCGAACGCGATCGCCGTCCTCGCGGCCACCGAGCGGGGCGCGATGTTCGACCCGTCCGCCGTGTTCTACATGGACAAACTGGTCACCGGCCCCGAGGCCGCCGACTTCGTCGACATCGACGCACCCGTGGCGGTGAACATCCGCCGGGTCGCCAAGGCGAAGCGGGCCACGCCGGAGGACGTCACCGTCGTCATCCTGGACCGGCCCCGGCACGAGGGCATCATCGAGGAGATCCGGGCGACCGGGGCGCGCATCAAGCTGATCTCCGACGGCGACGTGGCCGGCTCGATCCTGGCGCTGCGCGAGGGCACCGGCATCGACCTGCTGCTCGGCATCGGCGGCACCCCCGAGGGCATCATCTCGGCCTGTGCGGTGAAGTGCCTGGGCGGCACCATCCAGGGCAAGCTGTGGCCCAAGGACGACGAGGAGCGACAGCGGGCGATCGACGCCGGGCACGACCTCGACCGGGTGCTGACCACCGAGGACCTGGTGACCGGGGAGAACGTGTTCTTCGTCGCGACCGGGATCACCGACGGCGAGCTGCTGCGCGGGGTGCGGTACCGGTCGGAGACGGCCACGACCGACTCGATCGTGATGCGGTCGAAGTCGGGGACGGTCCGTCGGATCGACTCCGAGCACCGGCTGAGCAAGCTGCGCGCGTACAGCGCGGTGGACTTCGACCGGGCGAAGTAG
- a CDS encoding WhiB family transcriptional regulator, protein MLQPPHSSLQVAAVPAPRVPARDRDQDAPWHTEAVCRRDEAGLFFAPSKEPTAARLSREEAAKRVCARCPVMVECREHALLQPEPYGVWGGLTAAERRVVLARRRRRDMELKKAARSTTDRIAAAG, encoded by the coding sequence GTGCTGCAACCGCCGCATTCGTCCCTGCAGGTCGCCGCTGTTCCGGCCCCGCGGGTGCCAGCGCGCGACAGGGACCAAGACGCTCCCTGGCACACCGAGGCGGTGTGCCGGCGCGACGAGGCAGGCCTGTTCTTCGCACCGTCGAAGGAGCCCACCGCCGCCCGCCTCTCCCGCGAGGAGGCCGCCAAGCGGGTCTGTGCCCGCTGTCCCGTCATGGTCGAGTGCCGCGAACACGCGCTGCTGCAACCCGAGCCGTACGGCGTCTGGGGCGGCCTCACGGCCGCCGAGCGCCGTGTGGTCCTGGCCCGGCGCCGCCGCCGCGACATGGAGCTGAAGAAGGCCGCGAGGTCGACGACGGACCGCATAGCGGCAGCCGGCTAG
- a CDS encoding DUF1707 domain-containing protein — protein MDLQKQTTATTAPTPAAELRASDADRDRIADILRDALAEGRLTAEEHAERVEGVLSAKTVGELDVFVRDLPAAHEPRTGPGVTPNRPAAGAIPADPDDNVIAVFSSAVRRGRWRAGRRIHAYAVFGSVEIDLSEALFEHQQVVIKAMAVFGNVEVRVPENVSLRGTGAGVLGNFEVDTLDSADPEAPVVYVDGWAVLGNIEGKPKRGKLVADILDRVQRKVDKGLRKHL, from the coding sequence GTGGACCTTCAGAAGCAGACGACCGCGACGACCGCACCCACACCGGCCGCCGAGCTGCGCGCCTCGGACGCCGACCGTGACCGCATCGCCGACATCCTCCGCGACGCCCTGGCGGAGGGCCGGCTGACCGCCGAAGAGCACGCGGAGCGCGTCGAGGGCGTGCTGTCCGCCAAGACGGTCGGCGAACTGGACGTCTTCGTACGGGACCTGCCCGCCGCGCACGAGCCGCGCACGGGCCCGGGCGTCACCCCCAACCGCCCCGCCGCCGGCGCGATACCCGCCGACCCCGACGACAACGTGATCGCGGTCTTCAGCAGCGCCGTCCGCCGGGGCCGCTGGCGCGCGGGCCGCCGTATCCACGCGTACGCCGTCTTCGGCAGCGTCGAGATCGACCTCAGCGAGGCGCTCTTCGAGCACCAGCAGGTCGTGATCAAGGCGATGGCGGTCTTCGGGAACGTCGAGGTCCGCGTCCCGGAGAACGTCTCGTTGCGGGGCACCGGCGCCGGAGTGCTCGGCAACTTCGAGGTGGACACGCTCGACTCGGCCGACCCCGAGGCCCCGGTCGTCTACGTCGACGGGTGGGCCGTTCTGGGCAACATCGAAGGCAAGCCGAAGCGCGGCAAGCTCGTCGCGGACATCCTCGATCGCGTTCAGCGCAAGGTCGACAAGGGTTTGCGCAAGCACCTGTGA
- a CDS encoding malonic semialdehyde reductase: protein MSLVLDPAAQDLLFREARTANTFTDEPVTDEQIQAIYDLVKYGPTAFNQTPLRITLVRSAEARERLVKHMAEGNQAKTSTAPLVAILSADNEFHEELPTLFPAFPQAKDLFFSERPAREGSATVNAALQAAYFIVGVRAAGLAAGPMTGVDFEGVRKEFLDDDHTPLMVVNIGKPGQDAWYPRSPRLAYDEVITTV from the coding sequence ATGTCTCTCGTTCTTGACCCCGCCGCCCAGGACCTGCTGTTCCGCGAGGCCCGCACCGCGAACACCTTCACCGACGAGCCGGTGACCGACGAGCAGATCCAGGCGATCTACGACCTGGTCAAGTACGGCCCGACCGCCTTCAACCAGACCCCCCTGCGCATCACCCTGGTCCGCTCCGCCGAGGCCCGCGAGCGCCTGGTGAAGCACATGGCCGAGGGCAACCAGGCCAAGACCTCCACCGCCCCGCTGGTCGCGATCCTCTCCGCGGACAACGAGTTCCACGAGGAGCTGCCGACCCTGTTCCCGGCGTTCCCGCAGGCCAAGGACCTCTTCTTCAGCGAGCGCCCGGCCCGTGAGGGCTCGGCCACGGTGAACGCCGCCCTGCAGGCCGCGTACTTCATCGTCGGCGTGCGCGCCGCCGGCCTCGCCGCCGGCCCGATGACCGGCGTGGACTTCGAGGGCGTCCGCAAGGAGTTCCTCGACGACGACCACACCCCGCTGATGGTGGTCAACATCGGCAAGCCGGGCCAGGACGCCTGGTACCCGCGCTCCCCGCGCCTGGCCTACGACGAGGTCATCACCACCGTCTGA
- the ychF gene encoding redox-regulated ATPase YchF, with protein MSLTIGIVGLPNVGKSTLFNALTKNDVLAANYPFATIEPNVGVVGVPDARLTKLAEIFGSQRILPATVDFVDIAGIVKGASEGEGLGNKFLANIRESDAICQVIRAFKDENVVHVDGKVSPKDDIETINTELILADLQTIEKVLPRLQKESRIKKDIVPKVAAVEAAKEILEKGDTLFSQGIVQGSGNEELLHDLHLLTTKPFLYVFNVDEDELTDEAFKAEQSALVAPAEAIFLNAKLEQDLAELDEEDAMELLESVGAEEPGLATLARVGFDTLGLQTYLTAGPKESRAWTIKKGATAPEAAGVIHTDFQKGFIKAEVISFADLVETGSVAESRAKGKARMEGKDYVMQDGDVVEFRFNV; from the coding sequence GTGTCGCTCACGATCGGAATCGTCGGTCTGCCGAATGTCGGCAAGTCGACCCTGTTCAACGCCCTGACCAAGAACGACGTGCTGGCGGCCAACTACCCGTTCGCCACGATCGAGCCCAACGTCGGCGTGGTCGGCGTCCCCGACGCGCGGTTGACGAAACTGGCCGAGATCTTCGGCTCCCAGCGCATCCTCCCGGCGACCGTCGACTTCGTGGACATCGCGGGCATCGTCAAGGGCGCCTCGGAGGGCGAGGGCCTGGGCAACAAGTTCCTGGCGAACATCCGCGAGTCCGACGCGATCTGCCAGGTCATCCGTGCCTTCAAGGACGAGAACGTCGTGCACGTCGACGGCAAGGTCTCGCCCAAGGACGACATCGAGACGATCAACACCGAGCTGATCCTCGCCGACCTCCAGACCATCGAGAAGGTCCTGCCGCGTCTCCAGAAGGAGTCGCGCATCAAGAAGGACATCGTGCCCAAGGTCGCGGCGGTCGAGGCGGCGAAGGAGATCCTGGAGAAGGGCGACACGCTCTTCTCCCAGGGCATCGTCCAGGGCTCCGGCAACGAGGAGCTCCTCCACGACCTGCACCTCCTCACGACGAAGCCGTTCCTCTACGTCTTCAACGTCGACGAGGACGAGCTGACCGACGAGGCGTTCAAGGCCGAGCAGAGTGCCCTGGTCGCTCCGGCCGAGGCGATCTTCCTCAACGCCAAGCTGGAGCAGGACCTCGCCGAGCTGGACGAGGAGGACGCGATGGAGCTCCTGGAGTCCGTCGGCGCAGAGGAGCCCGGCCTCGCCACCCTCGCCCGCGTCGGCTTCGACACCCTCGGCCTCCAGACGTACCTCACGGCCGGCCCCAAGGAATCCCGCGCCTGGACCATCAAGAAGGGCGCCACCGCCCCCGAGGCCGCCGGAGTCATCCACACCGACTTCCAGAAGGGCTTCATCAAGGCGGAGGTCATCTCCTTCGCCGACCTGGTGGAGACCGGCTCGGTCGCCGAGTCCCGCGCGAAGGGCAAGGCCCGGATGGAGGGCAAGGACTACGTGATGCAGGACGGGGATGTGGTGGAGTTCCGCTTCAACGTGTGA
- a CDS encoding DUF4245 domain-containing protein, with amino-acid sequence MAGSNGKQKTARDMILSLGLIMIAAWVIYLFIPHDDRAPDVKRVDYRVELLTARRAASYPVAAPEGLPESWKATSVRFRGDDFDAWHLGFQAPDGEYVTIEQSTQKRSTFIDEASQGGRATKVAEEIGGRTWIRYTGGRYDALVLQDTDGSTTVVAGTASFDRLKTMVGALKLA; translated from the coding sequence GTGGCAGGTTCGAACGGCAAGCAGAAGACGGCCCGGGACATGATCCTCTCCCTGGGCCTGATCATGATCGCGGCGTGGGTCATATACCTCTTCATCCCGCACGACGATCGCGCTCCCGACGTCAAACGGGTCGACTACCGCGTCGAGCTCCTCACGGCTCGCCGCGCGGCCTCGTACCCGGTGGCCGCACCCGAGGGTCTGCCCGAGAGCTGGAAGGCGACCTCCGTGCGCTTCCGCGGCGACGACTTCGACGCCTGGCATCTCGGCTTCCAGGCCCCCGACGGGGAGTACGTGACCATCGAGCAGTCCACTCAGAAGCGCTCGACGTTCATCGACGAGGCCAGTCAGGGCGGGCGGGCCACCAAGGTCGCCGAGGAGATCGGCGGCCGCACCTGGATCCGCTACACCGGCGGCCGCTACGACGCGCTCGTCCTGCAGGACACCGACGGCTCGACGACGGTCGTCGCAGGCACGGCGTCCTTCGACCGGCTGAAGACGATGGTCGGAGCGCTGAAGCTGGCGTGA
- a CDS encoding exodeoxyribonuclease VII small subunit → MTSKTDEALGYEQARDELIEVVRRLEAGGTTLEESLALWERGEELAKVCRRWLEGARARLDAALAEETGEKESGE, encoded by the coding sequence ATGACGAGCAAGACGGACGAAGCGCTCGGATACGAGCAGGCACGCGACGAGCTGATCGAGGTCGTCCGCCGGTTGGAGGCGGGGGGTACGACGCTGGAGGAGTCCCTCGCCCTGTGGGAGCGCGGCGAGGAGCTGGCCAAGGTGTGCCGGCGCTGGCTGGAGGGCGCACGGGCCCGGCTGGACGCGGCGCTGGCCGAGGAGACGGGAGAGAAGGAGAGCGGCGAGTAG